The following proteins are encoded in a genomic region of Microtus ochrogaster isolate Prairie Vole_2 chromosome 5, MicOch1.0, whole genome shotgun sequence:
- the LOC101981253 gene encoding probable C-C chemokine receptor type 3, with product MAFHINKTENMAESFETTPYDYEWATPCEKVSIKELGSWLLPPLYSLVFIIGLLGNIVVVLILIKYRKLQIMANIYLLNLAISDLLFLFTVPFWIHYVMWNEWGFGHHMCKVISGFYYLALYSEIFFIILLTIDRYLAIVHAVFALRTRTVTFATITSIITWGLAGLAAFPEFIFYESQDNDGDHFCGPHYPEGEEDSWKRFHALRMNIFGLALPLLIMVICYSGIIKTLLRCPNKKKHKAIRLIFVVMIVFFIFWTPYNLVLLLYAFHNTFLENSCEQSKHLDLAMQVTEVIAYTHCCINPIIYAFVGERFRKHLRLFFHRHVAIYLGKYIPFLPGEKMERTSSISPSTGEQEISVVF from the coding sequence ATGGCATTCCACATAAATAAAACCGAGAACATGGCTGAAAGCTTTGAGACCACACCCTATGATTATGAGTGGGCAACACCCTGTGAAAAAGTCAGCATCAAGGAGCTGGGGTCATGGCTCCTACCTCCACTGTACTCCCTGGTATTCATCATTGGACTCCTAGGCAACATAGTGGTTGTGTTGATCCTTATAAAGTACAGGAAGCTCCAAATTATGGCTAATATCTACCTGCTCAACTTGGCAATTTCTGACCTGCTCTTTCTCTTCACCGTTCCATTCTGGATTCATTATGTTATGTGGAATGAATGGGGTTTTGGCCATCACATGTGTAAAGTGATCTCTGGGTTTTATTACCTTGCCTTGTACAGTGAGATATTTTTCATCATCCTGCTGACAATTGATAGGTACCTGGCCATTGTTCATGCTGTGTTTGCCCTGAGAACCCGGACTGTGACTTTTGCTACCATCACCAGCATCATCACCTGGGGACTGGCAGGGCTGGCCGCATTCCCTGAATTTATCTTCTATGAGTCCCAAGACAATGATGGAGACCATTTCTGCGGTCCTCATTACCCAGAGGGTGAAGAAGACAGCTGGAAGCGTTTCCATGCTTTGAGAATGAATATCTTTGGTCTAGCTCTCCCTCTCCTCATTATGGTTATCTGCTACTCAGGAATCATTAAAACTCTGCTGAGATGCCCcaataaaaaaaagcacaagGCCATCCGGCTTATTTTTGTTGTCAtgatagtcttttttattttttggaccCCGTACAACCTGGTTCTTCTTCTCTATGCTTTTCACAACACATTTTTGGAGAACAGCTGTGAACAGAGCAAACACCTGGACCTGGCCATGCAGGTGACTGAGGTGATTGCCTACACCCACTGCTGTATCAACCCAATCATCTATGCCTTTGTTGGCGAGAGGTTCCGGAAACACCTTCGGCTTTTTTTCCACCGACACGTGGCAATCTACCTGGGGAAATATATTCCATTCCTTCCTggtgagaaaatggaaagaaccaGTTCTATTTCCCCATCAACTGGGGAGCAAGAAATCTCTGTGGTGTTTTAG